The following proteins are encoded in a genomic region of Molothrus aeneus isolate 106 chromosome 14, BPBGC_Maene_1.0, whole genome shotgun sequence:
- the LOC136562700 gene encoding synaptotagmin-like protein 2, translating to MLDLSFLTEEEYEKLMKVLQRDAELKKKDGDRIRRIQGSITDEKKKKFVTGEWFSEVKAKRFQEDLAGPDLLRASIRRKKGKPENEDKRHIQTSLESKAAPVPAFPEDIAGAGEGRSSTPTLETTEQKILPKPKPRLPVQLSASYKSSSIHDVSSSESDTGTSPIVTATNSFHLSGKGHGVSPVPTRLSEDAEPQPSTAAGGEAADGATEGPKTTPEETYPPSKIPVKKKPSRTFLRCEQAVNHTGPAEISLSKEEAPAGPRVLPTDGESGRAGRQGVNYTISAMSNREEEIGLDREHFRSLKDFWEKGADSFGAGGSPEAGLGEADPRHLRLGRSLSLQPGPGQGAEGKPGAFTRTRTPYKRTITLSSSEEEPSCATPARKGSVSVTPSSTSAKSKGGLVTRNDVLGESSGKLLMPEEEKVVQHCSKKSRLPVRAPSIQLESPTKDVSGSTLGPGTPVEEELVVAGERKPTGRAPASRVQILIEPVPTDGESEDEKEERSDLGTQDSMEINGELPEEKMCESSDQPTPGEPSGEREAVQGADSAVYSEEDGDHSPAAQALARANSINLAKSMVNIYTTTETYNKPHLIPHQFLEPERVKELSRSSPLLLSETESDTASELSFQLGRHKKSPSTGSHSSDMASVSSVSGSVLSVYSGDFGSVDAQGTVEFALDYDEKNREFQVHVSQCRGLAVVDERKGRSDPYVKTYLLPDKARMGKRKTSVKKRTVNPVYNEVLRYKIEKMVLLIQKLNLSVWHNDPLGRNSFLGEIEIDLASWDWSNRKLNWYPLKPRSLSAVNGVDHRGVMSLSIKYVPPGSLGPRNPPSGEVHIWVKDVKDLLQLRPSGVDSFVKCYVLPDTSKKSYQKTRVIKRDTNPVFNHTIVYDGFHTEDLKDACVELTVWDHEKLTNHFLGGIRLGLGTGLSYGISVDWMDSTQEEVAFWQEMMLAANEWIEGLLPLRSLAGRKKLK from the exons ATGTTGGACTTGAGCTTCCTGACCGAGGAGGAGTATGAAAAGCTGATGAAGGTTCTGCAGAGAGATGCAGAGCTGAAGAAGAAGGATGGGGATCGCATCAG GAGGATTCAAGGCTCCATCACAgatgaaaagaagaagaagtTTGTGACAGGGGAATGGTTTTCAGAAGTGAAGGCAAAACGGTTCCAGGAAGACTTGGCAGGGCCGGATCTCCTTCGGGCATCCATTAGAAGGAAAAAGGGCAAACCAGAAA ATGAGGACAAGAGGCACATCCAGACAAGTCTGGAAAGCAAAGCTGCCCCAGTTCCTGCCTTTCCTGAGGACATTGCTGGTGCAGGAGAGGGAAG ATCCAGTACGCCTACTCTTGAAAccacagagcagaaaattcTGCCAAAACCGAAGCCAAGACTTCCTGTCCAGTTGTCTGCATCATACAAG AGTTCCAGCATACATGATGTCTCTTCCTCGGAGAGTGACACAGGAACAAGTCCAATTGTGACTGCAACAAACAGCTTTCATTTGTCTGGAAAAG gTCATGGAGTATCTCCAGTGCCCACCAGGCTTTCAGAGGATGCTGAgcctcagcccagcactgcagctggaggagaagctgctgaTGGAGCCACAGAGGGGCCAAAAACTACTCCTGAGGAAACTTATCCTCCCAGCAAAATACCAGTTAAGAAGAAACCAAGCAGAACCTTCCTGAGGTGTGAGCAGGCTGTGAATCACACGGGGCCAGCAGAGATCAGCCTTTCCAAGGAGGAGGCACCGGCAGGCCCCAGAGTGCTGCCCACAGACGGGGAGAGCGGCCGGGCCGGCAGGCAGGGGGTGAACTACACCATCTCAGCCATGAGTAACAGGGAGGAGGAGATCGGCCTGGACCGTGAGCACTTCAGGAGCCTGAAGGACTTTTGGGAGAAGGGAGCAGACTCTTTTGGGGCAGGGGGCAGCCcggaggcagggctgggtgaggcAGACCCTCGGCACCTCAGGCTGGGCCGCTcgctctccctgcagcctgggccaggCCAGGGCGCTGAAGGGAAGCCTGGTGCCTTCACCAGAACAAGGACCCCCTACAAAAGGACAATAACCCTGTCTTCCAGCGAGGAAGAGCCAAGCTGTGCCACCCCTGCAAGGAAGGGCTCAGTTTCTGTCACTCCCAGCTCCACCAGTGCCAAGAGCAAAGGGGGCCTGGTTACAAGAAATGACGTGCTGGGTGAAAGCAGTGGGAAGCTGCTGATGCCCGAGGAAGAGAAGGTGGTGCAGCACTGCTCCAAGAAATCCAGACTGCCTGTGAGAGCACCTTCCATCCAGCTTGAGTCACCCACCAAGGATGTGTCTGGCAGCACGCTGGGGCCAGGGACACCCGTGGAGGAGGAACTGGTGGTGGCAGGAGAGCGCAAGCCCACAGGGAGGGCCCCGGCCAGCAGGGTGCAGATACTGATAGAGCCTGTGCCCACAGATGGGGAAAGCGAGgatgagaaagaggaaaggtCTGATTTGGGCACTCAAGACAGCATGGAAATAAATGGAGAGCTACCTGAGGAAAAGATGTGCGAATCTTCAGACCAGCCAACACCTGGTGAACCATCTGGAGAGAGAGAAGCTGTTCAGGGAGCAGACTCAGCTGTTTACTCAG AGGAAGATGGGGATcattctcctgctgctcaggcacTGGCCCGAGCAAATAGCATTAATCTTGCAAAGAGCATGGTGAACATTTACACAACCACAGAGA CATACAATAAACCTCATTTGATACCACATCAATTTCTTGAACCTGAAAGAGTCAAAGAACTGAGCAGATCCTCTCCCCTCCTGTTGTCTGAG ACGGAGTCAGACACGGCCTCGGAGCTCAGCTTTCAGCTGGGCAGGCACAAGAAGtcccccagcactggcagccaCTCCTCTGACATGGCTTCTGTCTCCTCG GTGAGTGGCAGTGTGCTCAGTGTCTACAGTGGTGATTTTGGGAGTGTGGATGCCCAAGGAACCGTGGAATTTGCTCTGGACTATGATGAGAAGAACCGGGAGTTCCAGGTGCACGTGTCCCAGTGCAGGGGCTTGGCTGTGGTGGATGAGAGGAAAGGCAGATCTGACCC GTATGTTAAAACTTACCTGCTCCCAGACAAAGCCAGGATGGGTAAGAGGAAAACGTCAGTGAAGAAGAGGACAGTGAACCCCGTGTACAATGAGGTGTTACGG tataaaatagagaaaatggTGCTGCTGATCCAAAAATTAAATCTCTCTGTTTGGCACAATGATCCCCTGGGACGTAACAGTTTTTTGGGAGAGATTGAAATAGACTTGGCCAGCTGGGACTGGAGCAACAGGAAACTCAACTGGTACCCACTGAAGCCCCGG AGCCTTTCTGCTGTTAATGGTGTGGATCATCGAGGAGTGATGAGTTTGTCCATTAAGTATGTCCCCCCTGGAAGCCTGG GGCCCAGGAATCCTCCCTCTGGTGAAGTTCACATTTGGGTCAAAGATGTCAAGGACCTGCTGCAGTTGCGTCCATCCGGAGTTGACTCCTTTGTGAAGTG CTATGTGCTTCCAGACACCAGTAAGAAGAGCTACCAAAAGACCAGAGTCATAAAGAGAGACACAAACCCTGTTTTCAATCACACCATTGTGTATGATGGTTTTCACACAGAGGATCTGAAGGATGCCTGTGTTGAACTCACTGTGTGGGATCATGAGAAACTTACCAACCATTTCCTTGGAGGAATCAGGCTGGGCCTTGGGACAG GTTTGAGCTATGGCATCTCTGTGGACTGGATGGACTCCACTCAGGAGGAGGTGGCCTTTTGGCAGGAGATGATGTTGGCTGCCAATGAATGGATCGAGGGATTGCTGCCACTGCGCTCActggcagggaggaaaaagctgaaataa